One segment of Stappia sp. 28M-7 DNA contains the following:
- the ccmB gene encoding heme exporter protein CcmB produces the protein MSRADDRPRGWAAALFSRELRLSLRSGGGALIGVLFFLAVVTVIPFGVGPDLNLLARIGPAVLWIGALLATLLGLDRLFQADRDDGSLDLVLMAGRPLEVVVLIKCLAHWVGTCLPLVAAAPVLAIFLNLEPLAIGAVTLTLAVGTPALTLIGAVGAALTVSLRRGGLLLAVLVVPFSIPVLIFGVSAAGAAITEPAPFLAPFLYLCAVTLITAVIGPFAAAAGLRFSAD, from the coding sequence ATGAGCAGGGCAGACGACCGTCCGCGCGGCTGGGCCGCGGCCCTGTTTTCCCGCGAGCTGCGGCTATCGCTGCGCTCGGGCGGCGGTGCGCTGATCGGCGTGCTGTTCTTCCTGGCCGTCGTCACGGTCATCCCCTTCGGCGTTGGCCCGGATCTCAACCTGCTCGCCCGCATCGGCCCGGCCGTGCTGTGGATCGGCGCCCTGCTCGCCACCCTGCTCGGCCTCGACCGCCTGTTCCAGGCCGACCGCGACGACGGCTCGCTCGACCTCGTGCTGATGGCGGGGCGTCCGCTGGAGGTCGTCGTGCTCATCAAGTGCCTTGCCCACTGGGTCGGCACCTGCCTGCCGCTGGTGGCCGCGGCCCCGGTGCTGGCGATCTTCCTCAACCTGGAACCGCTGGCCATCGGCGCGGTGACGCTGACGCTGGCCGTCGGCACGCCGGCGCTCACGCTGATCGGCGCGGTCGGCGCGGCGCTCACCGTCAGCCTGCGCCGCGGCGGGCTGCTGCTGGCCGTCCTCGTGGTGCCGTTCTCGATTCCCGTGCTCATTTTCGGGGTCAGCGCGGCCGGTGCCGCCATCACCGAGCCCGCCCCGTTCCTGGCGCCGTTCCTCTATCTGTGCGCGGTGACGCTGATCACCGCCGTGATCGGCCCCTTTGCCGCTGCGGCAGGACTGCGCTTCTCGGCCGACTGA
- the ccmD gene encoding heme exporter protein CcmD has translation MTELLDLGPHAGFILTCYAITAATIVGLFVWLAADRASLTASLAKLEADGVRRRSAASSSGER, from the coding sequence ATGACCGAGCTTCTCGACCTTGGCCCCCACGCGGGCTTCATCCTGACCTGCTACGCGATCACGGCGGCGACCATCGTCGGCCTGTTCGTCTGGCTTGCGGCCGACCGCGCCAGCCTGACCGCCTCGCTGGCAAAGCTCGAAGCGGACGGCGTGCGCCGCCGCTCGGCCGCCTCTTCGTCCGGAGAGCGCTGA
- the ccmA gene encoding heme ABC exporter ATP-binding protein CcmA produces the protein MRLLAEQLACDRGGRRVFAGLSLAISSGEAMVVTGPNGVGKSSLLRVLAGLVPPTEGAIRVEGGEAEAEPFEHCHYAGHLDAVKPALSVIENLAFWRDFLAGLPALGGLRPRSAHEALDLLGIGHAAELPAAYLSAGQRRRLALARLLAIPRPVWLLDEPTAALDAASEELLCELMRDHVAAGGIVIAATHQPLGLDGLLKLHLEAPDPLETEMPA, from the coding sequence ATGCGTCTTCTTGCCGAACAGCTTGCCTGCGACCGCGGAGGCCGCAGGGTCTTCGCCGGCCTGTCGCTCGCGATCTCCAGCGGCGAGGCCATGGTCGTCACCGGGCCGAACGGCGTCGGCAAGTCCAGCCTGCTGCGCGTCCTGGCCGGCCTGGTGCCGCCGACCGAGGGCGCGATCCGCGTCGAGGGCGGCGAGGCGGAGGCCGAGCCTTTCGAGCACTGCCACTATGCCGGCCATCTCGACGCGGTGAAGCCGGCCCTGTCCGTCATCGAGAACCTCGCCTTCTGGCGCGATTTCCTTGCCGGCCTGCCCGCCCTCGGCGGGCTCCGACCGCGCAGCGCGCACGAGGCGCTGGACCTGCTCGGCATCGGCCATGCGGCGGAGCTTCCCGCCGCCTACCTGTCCGCCGGCCAGCGGCGCCGGCTGGCGCTCGCCCGGCTTCTCGCCATTCCCCGCCCCGTCTGGCTGCTCGACGAGCCGACCGCCGCGCTCGATGCCGCCTCCGAGGAGCTGCTCTGCGAACTGATGCGCGATCACGTCGCCGCCGGCGGCATCGTCATCGCCGCGACCCACCAGCCGCTCGGCCTCGACGGACTGCTGAAGCTGCATCTCGAGGCGCCCGATCCGCTCGAGACGGAGATGCCGGCATGA
- the acnA gene encoding aconitate hydratase AcnA: MTKSLDSFKAKKTLQVGDKTYTYFSLPEAEKNGLEGVSRLPYSLKVVLENLLRFEDNRTVTADDIRAVAKWLVTRTSEHEISYRPARVLMQDFTGVPAVVDLAAMRDAAVKLGGDPKKVNPQVPVDLVIDHSVMIDYFGTQDAFTKNVELEYQRNGERYEFLRWGQSAFDNFRAVPPGTGICHQVNLEYLGQTVWTKDEDGETLAYPDTLVGTDSHTTMVNGMAVLGWGVGGIEAEAAMLGQPISMLIPEVIGFKLTGKLSEGITATDLVLRVVEMLRKKGVVGKFVEFYGPGLDNLSLEDAATIANMAPEYGATCGFFPVDEDTLEYLRSTGRDAERVALVEAYAKAQGMFRTSDTAEPVFTDTLELDISTVVPSLAGPKRPQDRVALDEAAEKFAVALREIKGGGKDPSTLPGSAGESRFVDEGATGVTGTARQRYSVNGKSHGLADGDVVIAAITSCTNTSNPSVLIGAGLVARNALKKGLKVKPWVKTSLAPGSQVVTDYLKKAGVQADLDALGFNLAGYGCTTCIGNSGPLDPAISEAVNENDLVVCSVLSGNRNFEGRVNPDVRANYLASPPLVVAYAIAGSMDINVAEDPLGEDQDGNPVYLKDIWPTNQEITDLIRSSITEEMFRERYSDVFKGDEHWQGIKVEGGMTYKWPMNSTYVANPPYFEDMTMEPKPLEDIESAAVLGLFLDSITTDHISPAGSIKAEAPAGVYLLEHQVAKKDFNSYGARRGNHHVMMRGTFANIRIKNQMVPGVEGGVTMKDGEQKWIYDAAMDYKEAGTPLVIFAGKEYGTGSSRDWAAKGTRLLGVRAVIAQSFERIHRSNLVGMGVLPFTFKDGESWQSHGITGTEKVTIKGVADLKPRQMVDILVEFADGTTKTIEVLCRIDTVDELEYVRAGGILHYVLRNLVAG; this comes from the coding sequence GTGACCAAATCACTCGACAGTTTCAAGGCCAAGAAGACGCTCCAGGTCGGAGACAAGACCTACACCTATTTCTCCCTCCCCGAGGCGGAGAAGAACGGTCTGGAGGGCGTGTCCAGGCTCCCCTATTCGCTGAAGGTCGTGCTGGAGAATCTCCTGCGCTTCGAGGACAACCGCACGGTGACCGCGGACGACATCCGCGCCGTCGCCAAGTGGCTGGTGACCCGTACCTCCGAGCATGAGATCTCCTACCGCCCGGCGCGCGTCCTGATGCAGGACTTCACCGGCGTTCCGGCCGTGGTGGATCTGGCCGCCATGCGCGATGCGGCCGTGAAGCTCGGCGGCGACCCGAAGAAGGTCAACCCGCAGGTGCCGGTCGACCTGGTCATCGACCACTCGGTGATGATCGACTATTTCGGCACCCAGGACGCCTTCACCAAGAACGTCGAGCTGGAGTACCAGCGCAACGGCGAGCGCTACGAGTTCCTGCGCTGGGGCCAGTCGGCCTTCGACAATTTCCGCGCCGTGCCGCCGGGAACCGGCATCTGCCACCAGGTCAATCTGGAGTATCTGGGCCAGACCGTGTGGACCAAGGACGAGGACGGCGAGACGCTGGCCTATCCGGACACGCTGGTGGGCACCGACAGTCACACGACGATGGTCAACGGCATGGCCGTGCTGGGCTGGGGCGTCGGCGGCATCGAGGCCGAGGCGGCCATGCTCGGCCAGCCGATCTCCATGCTGATCCCCGAGGTCATCGGCTTCAAGCTGACCGGCAAGCTCAGCGAGGGAATCACCGCCACCGACCTGGTGCTGCGCGTCGTCGAGATGCTGCGCAAGAAGGGCGTGGTCGGCAAGTTCGTGGAGTTCTACGGCCCGGGCCTCGACAACCTGAGCCTCGAGGACGCTGCGACCATCGCCAACATGGCGCCGGAATACGGCGCGACCTGCGGCTTCTTCCCGGTGGACGAGGACACGCTGGAATACCTGCGTTCGACGGGCCGCGATGCCGAGCGCGTCGCGCTGGTCGAGGCCTATGCCAAGGCGCAGGGCATGTTCCGCACTTCCGACACGGCGGAGCCGGTCTTCACCGACACGCTCGAGCTCGACATCTCCACCGTCGTGCCCTCGCTCGCCGGCCCGAAGCGTCCGCAGGACCGCGTCGCGCTCGACGAGGCGGCCGAGAAGTTCGCCGTCGCGCTGCGCGAGATCAAGGGCGGCGGCAAGGACCCCTCCACGCTTCCCGGTTCGGCCGGCGAATCGCGCTTTGTCGATGAAGGCGCCACCGGCGTCACCGGCACGGCCCGCCAGCGCTACTCCGTGAACGGCAAGTCGCACGGCCTGGCCGACGGCGACGTGGTGATCGCCGCGATCACCTCTTGCACCAACACCTCGAACCCGTCGGTGCTGATCGGCGCCGGTCTCGTCGCCCGCAACGCGCTGAAGAAGGGCCTGAAGGTCAAGCCGTGGGTGAAGACCTCGCTGGCTCCCGGCTCGCAGGTGGTCACCGACTACCTGAAGAAGGCCGGCGTGCAGGCCGACCTCGACGCGCTGGGCTTCAACCTGGCCGGCTATGGCTGCACCACCTGTATCGGCAACTCCGGTCCGCTGGACCCGGCGATTTCCGAGGCGGTCAACGAGAACGACCTGGTGGTCTGTTCGGTGCTGTCGGGCAACCGCAACTTCGAGGGCCGCGTCAATCCGGACGTGCGGGCGAACTACCTCGCCTCGCCGCCGCTGGTCGTCGCCTACGCGATCGCCGGTTCGATGGACATCAACGTCGCCGAAGATCCGCTCGGCGAGGACCAGGACGGCAACCCGGTCTACCTGAAGGACATCTGGCCGACCAACCAGGAGATCACCGACCTGATCCGCTCCTCGATCACCGAGGAGATGTTCCGCGAGCGCTATTCGGACGTCTTCAAGGGCGACGAGCACTGGCAGGGGATCAAGGTCGAGGGCGGCATGACCTACAAGTGGCCGATGAACTCGACCTACGTGGCCAACCCGCCCTATTTCGAAGACATGACCATGGAGCCGAAGCCGCTCGAGGATATCGAGAGCGCCGCGGTCCTGGGCCTGTTCCTCGACTCCATCACCACCGACCACATCTCGCCGGCCGGCTCGATCAAGGCGGAGGCGCCGGCCGGCGTCTATCTGCTCGAGCACCAGGTCGCCAAGAAGGACTTCAACTCCTACGGCGCCCGTCGCGGCAACCACCATGTGATGATGCGCGGCACCTTCGCCAACATCCGCATCAAGAACCAGATGGTGCCGGGCGTCGAAGGCGGCGTCACCATGAAGGACGGCGAGCAGAAGTGGATCTACGACGCGGCGATGGACTACAAGGAGGCGGGCACGCCGCTCGTCATCTTCGCCGGCAAGGAATACGGCACCGGCTCGTCGCGTGACTGGGCCGCCAAGGGCACCCGCCTGCTCGGCGTTCGCGCCGTGATCGCCCAGTCCTTCGAGCGTATCCACCGCTCGAACCTGGTCGGCATGGGCGTGCTGCCCTTCACCTTCAAGGACGGCGAGAGCTGGCAGTCGCACGGCATCACCGGCACCGAGAAGGTGACGATCAAGGGCGTCGCCGATCTCAAGCCGCGCCAGATGGTCGACATCCTGGTCGAGTTCGCCGACGGCACGACCAAGACCATCGAAGTGCTGTGCCGCATCGATACGGTCGACGAGCTGGAATATGTCCGCGCCGGCGGCATCCTGCACTACGTGCTGCGCAACCTCGTCGCGGGATAA
- a CDS encoding heme ABC transporter permease has translation MGLMDLANPTRFMSFSGRLLPWLGAACALAFAAGLYLTFFVAPDDYQQGATVKIMFLHVPAAWLAMMCYSIMAISSLGTLVWKHPLADVSARAAAPIGAAFTFLSLVTGSLWGKPMWGTYWVWDARLTSVLVLFVMYLGLIALWRTMEDPIRAGKAAAVLTLVGAVNLPIIKFSVDWWNTLHQPASVMRLDGPTIHPTILWPLLTMALAFTLLFLVMHLMAMRNEILRRRLRTLQLGAASTRIAAARPQAAE, from the coding sequence ATGGGATTGATGGACCTTGCCAACCCGACGCGCTTCATGTCGTTCTCCGGCCGGCTTCTGCCGTGGCTGGGGGCCGCTTGCGCGCTCGCCTTCGCCGCCGGGCTCTACCTGACCTTCTTCGTCGCGCCCGACGACTACCAGCAGGGTGCCACGGTCAAGATCATGTTCCTGCATGTGCCCGCCGCGTGGCTGGCCATGATGTGCTACTCGATCATGGCGATCTCATCGCTCGGAACCCTGGTGTGGAAGCATCCGCTCGCCGACGTCTCGGCGCGCGCCGCCGCCCCCATCGGGGCCGCCTTCACCTTCCTGTCGCTGGTCACCGGCTCGCTCTGGGGCAAGCCGATGTGGGGCACGTACTGGGTCTGGGACGCGCGGCTGACCTCGGTCCTCGTGCTCTTCGTCATGTATCTGGGGCTGATCGCCCTGTGGCGGACGATGGAAGACCCGATCCGCGCCGGCAAGGCAGCCGCCGTCCTCACGCTGGTGGGCGCGGTCAACCTGCCGATCATCAAGTTCTCCGTCGACTGGTGGAACACGCTGCACCAGCCGGCCAGCGTGATGCGCCTCGACGGCCCGACCATCCATCCGACGATCCTCTGGCCGCTGCTCACCATGGCGCTCGCCTTCACCCTGCTGTTCCTCGTCATGCACCTGATGGCGATGCGCAACGAGATCCTGCGCCGCCGCCTGCGCACGCTGCAGCTGGGCGCCGCCAGCACCCGCATCGCCGCCGCACGACCACAGGCCGCTGAATGA